From a single Flavobacterium sp. genomic region:
- a CDS encoding SLATT domain-containing protein: MNYAESLYQKIWKTKGTRFIAHKRLEILNQFSIYAISLNSIYVIILSLLSMSHFNKYSKLNPDFLSIITLFLSILIIVISIIESSKNYKAKAESHHQCGKDLNKIYERLIQIKSSYDTDSNSKAEIDKLGLDYQSIIDKYPENHSSIDFKKFLIINKIDPYKNYSNFNLLIIWFELYIPILATIIIPLFIIIFCVIKL; encoded by the coding sequence ATGAATTACGCAGAAAGTTTATACCAAAAGATATGGAAAACTAAAGGAACAAGATTTATAGCTCATAAAAGACTAGAAATTCTTAACCAATTTTCTATTTATGCAATATCTTTAAACTCAATATATGTAATAATATTGAGTTTATTATCAATGAGCCATTTTAACAAATATTCGAAATTAAATCCTGATTTTTTATCAATAATAACACTTTTTTTATCGATATTAATTATTGTAATTAGTATCATAGAGAGTTCAAAAAATTATAAGGCAAAAGCAGAATCTCATCATCAATGTGGCAAAGATTTGAATAAAATCTATGAAAGATTAATTCAAATTAAGAGCTCGTATGATACTGATAGTAATTCTAAAGCAGAAATTGATAAATTGGGATTAGATTATCAAAGTATTATTGATAAATATCCTGAAAATCATTCGAGTATTGATTTTAAAAAGTTTTTAATAATTAATAAAATTGATCCATATAAAAATTATTCTAATTTTAATCTTTTAATTATTTGGTTTGAACTCTATATACCTATATTAGCAACAATAATTATTCCATTATTTATTATAATATTTTGTGTTATAAAATTATAG
- a CDS encoding Abi family protein gives MFDKNATSISQQIEILKNRGLTFKDEAFAAHQLANISYYRLGEYWYVMQDDKVNHTFKPNSKFEEVIALYNFDRELRFLLFDVIERIEISLRTKLIYHLSHEFNPWWFQNFELFEDSKALVKTLSSLEEELERTKETTIKNHN, from the coding sequence ATGTTTGATAAAAATGCTACTTCAATTTCACAACAAATTGAAATTTTAAAAAATAGAGGTTTAACGTTTAAAGATGAAGCTTTTGCAGCGCATCAGTTGGCTAATATTAGCTATTATCGTTTAGGCGAGTATTGGTATGTAATGCAAGATGATAAAGTGAACCACACCTTTAAACCCAATAGCAAGTTTGAAGAAGTAATAGCATTATATAATTTTGATAGAGAACTCCGCTTTTTACTTTTCGATGTAATAGAGCGAATTGAAATTAGTTTAAGAACCAAGTTGATTTATCATCTTTCACACGAGTTTAATCCGTGGTGGTTTCAAAATTTTGAATTGTTTGAAGATAGCAAAGCATTAGTAAAAACCTTATCAAGTTTAGAAGAAGAACTAGAGCGAACAAAAGAAACAACAATTAAAAATCACAATTAA
- a CDS encoding type II restriction endonuclease, which yields MNKLCQLLNLESDDILFTQITSSFKEKGILLWDYFVNWEKVHKNIKPIEKELNLLNVLIGKEDVETEVYNLIKEYPQVIKAFPFLIAFRDTKVSMLSDVTEFLYKDYDFKHRVITDEDCEDLTTFFMQSGLGDLVKDKRVKNLVDYVTGVEVGLDSNGRKNRGGTMMENIVETFVKSTCDELGYEYMTQANAKKIKTHWNIDIQVDKSSRNLDFAINKNGKLYFIECNFYGGGGSKLKSTATEYVKMNEYWNAQNITFIWVTDGAGWKSTLKPLREYFDKADYLLNLEMLKNNIFLNILR from the coding sequence ATGAACAAGCTTTGTCAATTGCTTAATTTAGAAAGCGACGATATTTTATTTACCCAAATTACTAGTAGTTTCAAAGAGAAAGGAATTTTGCTTTGGGACTATTTTGTTAATTGGGAGAAAGTACATAAAAACATTAAACCCATTGAAAAAGAATTGAACCTTCTAAATGTTTTGATTGGGAAAGAGGATGTTGAAACAGAAGTTTATAATCTAATTAAAGAATATCCTCAAGTTATTAAGGCTTTTCCTTTTTTGATAGCCTTTAGAGATACAAAAGTTTCTATGCTTTCAGATGTTACTGAGTTTTTGTATAAAGATTATGATTTTAAACATAGAGTTATCACTGATGAAGATTGTGAAGACTTAACTACTTTTTTTATGCAGTCTGGTTTAGGTGATTTGGTAAAAGATAAACGAGTTAAAAACCTTGTAGATTATGTTACCGGTGTAGAAGTAGGTTTAGACAGCAACGGAAGAAAAAACCGAGGCGGAACCATGATGGAAAACATCGTAGAAACTTTTGTAAAAAGTACTTGTGATGAGTTAGGTTATGAATACATGACACAAGCCAATGCTAAAAAGATAAAAACTCATTGGAACATTGATATACAAGTAGACAAATCTTCTCGTAATTTAGATTTTGCTATCAATAAAAACGGGAAATTATATTTTATTGAATGTAACTTCTATGGCGGTGGTGGATCTAAACTAAAATCTACGGCTACAGAATATGTAAAAATGAATGAATATTGGAATGCTCAAAACATTACTTTTATTTGGGTAACCGATGGTGCGGGTTGGAAATCAACACTAAAACCATTACGAGAGTATTTTGATAAAGCTGATTATTTGTTGAATTTGGAAATGTTGAAGAATAATATATTTTTAAATATTTTGAGATAA
- a CDS encoding GIY-YIG nuclease family protein — translation MKGYMYILLCADGSYYTGSTIDLVRRLEQHQNGEGANHTKKRLPVTLVYYEEYPRIDIAFYREKQVQGWNRKKKEALIEGKSDLLPELAKAYRDLEK, via the coding sequence ATGAAAGGATATATGTATATTTTACTTTGTGCTGACGGTAGTTATTATACAGGTAGTACTATAGATTTAGTACGAAGATTAGAACAGCATCAAAATGGTGAAGGTGCTAATCATACCAAAAAGCGTTTACCAGTTACTCTTGTTTATTACGAAGAATATCCAAGAATTGACATTGCTTTTTATCGTGAAAAACAAGTTCAGGGATGGAACAGAAAAAAGAAAGAAGCCTTAATTGAAGGTAAAAGTGATTTGTTGCCTGAACTAGCAAAAGCATATAGGGATTTGGAGAAATAG
- a CDS encoding Abi family protein, protein MKNHNKKHKDDKRFPPAWKSLEQTSFGSLSKLYGNLKNTIKSKDVIAKEFGAVNHTYLPS, encoded by the coding sequence ATTAAAAATCACAATAAAAAGCATAAAGATGACAAGCGTTTTCCTCCAGCATGGAAATCATTAGAACAAACAAGTTTTGGATCGCTTTCTAAATTATACGGTAATTTAAAAAATACTATTAAGTCTAAAGATGTAATTGCAAAAGAATTTGGAGCTGTTAATCATACATATTTGCCAAGTTGA
- a CDS encoding DNA adenine methylase: MKAKPFLKWAGGKTQLITDIEKALPREFTSQKFTYVEPFVGGGAVLFWILENFPNVEKAIINDINADLTNTYKVIASNPKKLITVLEKFQTKFHSFENDAEGRRVYYNEQRTLFNSRSKDAITQAALLIFLNKTCFNGLFRVNKSNGFNVPMGDSTKQTICDTENIMAVSKVLQRVEILTGDFKETLQHAEHPALFYFDPPYKPLSQTSSFNTYTKDNFGDNEQIELRDFCKTLDTLGHYWMLSNSDVKGKDMTDTFFDDIYEEFNINRVYARRSINANGDKRGKLTELLITNYAYEQALSIA, from the coding sequence ATGAAAGCAAAACCATTTTTAAAATGGGCTGGAGGCAAAACCCAGTTAATCACCGATATAGAAAAAGCTTTACCAAGAGAATTTACTTCACAAAAGTTTACTTATGTTGAGCCTTTTGTTGGAGGAGGTGCTGTTTTGTTTTGGATTTTGGAAAATTTTCCTAATGTAGAAAAGGCAATTATTAATGATATTAATGCTGACCTAACCAATACTTACAAAGTCATAGCTTCAAATCCAAAAAAACTTATAACGGTTTTAGAGAAATTTCAAACAAAGTTTCATTCTTTTGAAAATGATGCAGAAGGAAGAAGAGTTTATTATAATGAACAAAGAACACTTTTTAACTCTCGCTCTAAAGATGCTATAACTCAAGCAGCTTTGCTAATATTTTTAAACAAAACATGCTTCAATGGTTTGTTTCGCGTAAATAAAAGTAATGGGTTTAATGTTCCAATGGGAGATTCAACGAAGCAAACTATTTGTGATACGGAAAATATTATGGCAGTTAGCAAAGTGTTACAAAGAGTAGAAATCTTAACTGGAGATTTTAAAGAAACCTTACAACATGCAGAACATCCTGCCTTGTTCTATTTTGATCCACCTTATAAACCTTTAAGTCAAACTTCTAGTTTTAACACTTATACCAAAGATAATTTTGGTGATAATGAACAAATTGAATTACGTGACTTTTGTAAAACATTGGACACATTAGGTCATTATTGGATGCTTAGTAACTCTGATGTAAAAGGAAAAGACATGACCGATACCTTTTTTGATGATATTTACGAAGAATTTAATATAAACCGTGTATATGCCAGAAGAAGCATTAATGCTAACGGCGATAAACGAGGCAAACTAACTGAATTATTAATCACTAATTATGCCTATGAACAAGCTTTGTCAATTGCTTAA
- a CDS encoding reverse transcriptase domain-containing protein: MNNLNLNKYFVLDEMKEIFKIKISKSKSKGIDKKSFNSYNVLEKENLFLDIKKQINEKKYKFSPYLELLRIKRRDTNPRMISIPTVKDKIVLSILKNILHEYFTESINKDQPNSYIKKIKNFIKKNQNSELFFLKTDISQFYDKINREKLKKKVKNKITDRFFINLLISSIENPTVPSNYKKTDTDYYRSKKGVPQGLPISNILAQIYLNDFDVLMIKYIDNDTLYLRYVDDILIISKTNCDEKLEKIKILLKEIGLKVNQAKTYVGKLDDTVEFLGYQISKNPISISNRTIENQINKIAGKITWFKKGVINKNARPDKFKEDIKGFENLFIKEVNEIITGTKSDDKNYGWLFYYIEVDDIKVFHKLDNIISNMIKRIPYFKNKAPSKLKKTAKAYFEIKHIQDSDYIFNYNKYKTAKQKEKLLKEVAQLDDNKKYTNEEIEMQFEYYKNRNINNLKENFEY, translated from the coding sequence ATGAATAATCTTAATTTAAATAAATATTTTGTTTTAGATGAAATGAAAGAAATTTTTAAAATAAAAATTTCTAAAAGTAAATCTAAAGGTATTGACAAAAAATCGTTTAATTCTTATAATGTATTAGAAAAAGAAAATTTGTTTTTAGATATTAAAAAACAAATTAATGAGAAAAAATATAAATTTAGTCCATACTTGGAACTACTTAGAATTAAAAGAAGAGATACAAATCCTCGAATGATATCAATTCCTACGGTAAAAGATAAAATTGTATTAAGTATATTAAAAAATATTTTACATGAATATTTTACAGAATCAATTAATAAAGACCAACCAAATAGTTATATAAAGAAAATTAAGAATTTCATAAAAAAAAATCAAAACTCCGAATTATTTTTTTTAAAAACAGATATTAGTCAATTCTACGATAAAATTAATCGTGAAAAATTAAAGAAGAAAGTTAAAAACAAGATAACAGATCGTTTTTTTATTAATTTATTAATTAGTTCTATTGAAAATCCTACAGTTCCTTCTAATTATAAAAAAACTGACACGGATTATTATAGAAGTAAAAAAGGTGTTCCACAAGGGCTACCAATATCAAATATTTTGGCTCAGATATACCTTAATGATTTTGATGTTTTAATGATTAAATACATAGATAATGACACTCTATATCTAAGATACGTAGATGATATTTTAATAATATCTAAAACAAATTGTGATGAAAAACTTGAAAAAATAAAAATTTTACTTAAAGAAATTGGTTTAAAAGTAAATCAAGCCAAAACTTATGTTGGAAAATTAGATGACACTGTTGAATTCCTTGGTTATCAAATTAGTAAAAACCCTATTTCAATAAGTAATAGAACAATTGAAAACCAAATAAATAAAATAGCGGGTAAAATAACTTGGTTTAAAAAAGGAGTTATAAATAAAAATGCAAGACCAGATAAATTTAAGGAAGACATAAAAGGATTTGAAAATTTATTTATAAAGGAAGTAAATGAAATTATAACAGGTACAAAAAGCGACGATAAAAATTATGGTTGGCTATTTTATTATATAGAAGTTGATGATATAAAAGTTTTTCATAAGCTTGACAACATAATTTCTAATATGATAAAGAGAATACCTTATTTTAAAAATAAAGCCCCAAGTAAATTAAAAAAAACTGCAAAAGCTTATTTTGAAATTAAACATATTCAGGATAGTGATTATATCTTTAATTACAATAAATATAAAACCGCAAAGCAAAAGGAAAAATTGCTTAAAGAAGTTGCTCAATTAGATGATAATAAAAAATATACTAATGAAGAAATAGAGATGCAATTTGAATATTATAAAAATAGAAATATAAATAATTTAAAAGAAAATTTTGAATATTAA
- a CDS encoding site-specific DNA-methyltransferase encodes MLKPYFKSEDKNFYLLQGDCKELLPQFEHKFDMVFADPPYFLSNNGLSIQNGQIVSVNKGTWDKSEGFDFINDFNRTWLKLVRDKLKDNGTIWISGTYHNIFSIGQLLQELDFKILNVITWEKNNPPPNFSCRFFTHSAELIIWARKKEKVPHYYNYELMKQLNGNKQMKDVWKLPAIAKWEKSCGKHPTQKPLSVLTRIILASTKPGAWILDPFAGSSTTGIAANLANRRYLGIDMETEFLEISKNRKIEIENPKIVLEYKRKIRGFETKKQLELYLLEEPKTEYSLDLEL; translated from the coding sequence ATGCTGAAACCATATTTCAAATCCGAAGACAAAAACTTTTACCTTTTACAAGGTGATTGTAAAGAACTTTTACCTCAATTTGAGCATAAGTTTGATATGGTTTTTGCTGATCCTCCGTACTTTTTATCTAATAATGGTTTGTCTATACAAAATGGGCAAATTGTTTCCGTGAATAAAGGTACTTGGGATAAATCAGAAGGGTTTGATTTTATCAATGATTTTAATCGTACTTGGTTAAAATTAGTTAGGGATAAATTAAAAGATAATGGAACTATTTGGATAAGTGGCACCTATCATAATATTTTTTCAATAGGTCAGTTATTACAAGAATTAGATTTTAAAATCTTAAATGTAATCACTTGGGAAAAGAACAATCCGCCACCTAATTTTTCATGTCGTTTTTTCACGCATTCAGCTGAATTGATTATTTGGGCGCGTAAAAAAGAAAAGGTACCACATTACTACAACTATGAGTTAATGAAGCAACTAAACGGAAACAAACAAATGAAGGATGTTTGGAAATTACCAGCAATTGCCAAATGGGAAAAATCGTGTGGCAAACATCCAACACAAAAACCATTGTCTGTTTTAACTCGAATTATTTTAGCATCAACCAAACCTGGCGCATGGATTTTAGATCCATTTGCAGGAAGTTCCACAACAGGAATTGCGGCTAATTTAGCCAATCGTCGTTATTTAGGTATTGACATGGAAACTGAGTTTTTAGAAATCAGCAAGAATAGAAAAATAGAAATTGAAAATCCAAAAATAGTTTTAGAATACAAACGAAAAATAAGAGGTTTTGAAACTAAAAAGCAATTGGAGTTGTATTTATTAGAAGAACCTAAAACTGAATATTCATTAGATTTAGAATTGTAG